The DNA region CCTTGATAGTAACTCCAGATAGTAACTGTTGACACTAATTAGTCAcatattttccatttcttttttccaaacaataatGTGAAAATTGAAGTCAGAATTTGATTTGACTAATACCCTGtgttaaaataatcatgattaacaaTGACATGTAAAGTGCATGTGCAACTCTAAGAATGTACACTTGGGAATATCCCTAACCTGTCTTAGTCTAAAAGCCTAAAAGCTCTCATCCGTGTCTTCAGTCTGTTGAAATGTGGAGTCATTTTCCAGTTCTGGGGAGTCAGTAAGTCTTTGGTTCTCAGACTCTCCACTGATTCGTGTCTGCAGCTCTTTGGTTCTGGTTGAGACAGGAAGCTGCTCAGAATAGAGCAGTTCCTCTGGGTTGAGTTCCTCCTCTGCACTCACTGGGGCAGCAACACAAGGCCGAGCTGATTTGGTCCTCAATCTGTGTTTCAGGGCCTCATCTCTCTcctaaaacaaagacattttcatCCTATGATTCATCCTACTCAAATTGTATCAGAAAAAATCTGAGATCAACAGATATtgaatattagttatttatagtaagtgatttttaatgcataaagataagtggtgaatgccATTAGTGATCTGCTTCACCTTTCTCCTCCACTTGTTTCATTTTCATCTCAATGTATTCCTTTCGGGTGACCTCTTGTTCTTGGCGAGTCTTGAGTGACTCTAGCAGAGCGGGTGGTCTGCTctttgtgcacacacacatgtttgtttttctatcatggtggggactttccattgacttctattgttttaatagtgagctaataatattttctatcccctgCCCATCCTCCTAAACGTAACCCTTACACAGGCATTATTTAGTGTGTTTATTAAGCGTTTTTCCTTGCGGGGACCGCAGGGACAAATTTGtcaaatgcgtaaatcttaaaaatagaaatagaaaaaagTAGACATAATGAAATACTTTTGTGAGTACACTGCCTTCTATACCCATGTAATGATTCTATTTATGCAATTCTTCTTGATCTCAATGAGAGAACAGGTGAAATTTGCGAAATCATCACAACAATACTTAAGACTTTTGACACATAATATTTCTCACCATGATGTTGTAGGATTCCCCACTGCCTCCCTGTCTTTGTTGAGCTGGAATGATTCCCTGGATAAACAGCTGCTCCAGAATTTCACTGGACTCAGGTCTGTCTTGGCTCTGCTGGGCCAGTCCAGGACTCCGGGCTAGATATCAGACACCATATGTGTTGAAATAAATATTAGATTTAGTTTGATTTACtttattctttcattctttttaagttttgttgatttatgtaCAAAACGAAAGAGATAATTTATGTTATTGATCAGATGTACAATGTCTTAGCAAAACCTCAAATGTTTGCCATGCAGTATATGATTAGAATTTAGAGTGAAATTACAGCAACAACTATTAAAAGCAAAACCTTGCAGTGGTGGAAGCAGTCTACATACAGTTCCTGGCAGAACTGTCAGCTCCCCTGCATTTAGACTGACACCGCTGTCTGTGGTCATTTTGGACACGGCGGAGTCACCGCGGGATTGCCCCTGAGCAACAAACCCCAGAGTTTCGGCCTACAAAATAACAGCAAAAAAGAGTAAGTCCCATATCAGTCTCCCAGTAATGGAAAGGGCTGCATattggtcattgacaaataaggttatcTGAATTAATCAAAATGAGAATTTAAttaagttcttagaaatgtaatctttgtgtacattttggttTAATACTTTTTTGATAAACATTTATAGCATCTAATACAATGACTTTAAAAATTtgaagtggtgtaaccatcaagtaaaaggtattaaaatgcaTTCCTTGCACCTTAAATACATGTGAGTGCACacaacttaaaataataataaaaaaataaaaatctacaaaaatacattttcatattcaGTTCTTTTTGACccaaacaaaatgtgccttttcacaaAAATGTCTCAATATctgatacaaataaataaataaatgtaaaaaaatgtcagtGAGGGTCAAAGGgggtcttttttgtttgtttgtttgtttttttgtcacatgacagcagaATGGCCTGTATGTTGGTAACACAACCTGAATTTGATTTAGTGGACAtacgtttttcaaatattaatacaattttaaaacaaaattgtttagttgcttatttgtttaaataaataataattaaatataattccaCACTACCTATGCCaacaatttcttttttcaagaatcacaattatttaatgagacttttattttgttttatttttatttttctgtctccGGACAGTTGCACCAATTAGACATTTTTCCCTTTTAACCACAGggggaaaaataataattttatatatatatatatatatatatatatatatatatatatatatatatatatatatatataaatgacatggaactcagaaattgaaagcaTGTTCATAATAGTAGagatgtattcaagtaattgtttcgTGTGAAGTTAATTTTCAATGTAgttatgaataaaaatatttaaaaataaataaataaataaatgaataaaaatgagcgTCAACTCATTGACCCATATAACAAAACACTTACAGTGTAACATGAAGGTGTAACTCTTTTCGTTGTGTTTAATTATTCATCCACATTATCTATTAAACAATAGTCGTGGGAACGAGTATTTCATATCtttcaacatcatactgtataacTTAATTTAATATGCAGTTCCTTGATTCATATTTGCAATCATTtgaaatcgaaaaaaaaaaataagactgtACCTCATTTCCGTCGCACGGTTTCACGGGTTCAACCACCGTGATTTTGGAGCTCCCACATCCCATGTTTATTGTTCAGGACAGCACGATGTTTCATTTGATCTGTGAAAATTCTTAAACACTGTCGCATTCCAACACATGAACCACGACCGAGCGACTACCGTCGTCATGGACTCTTTGCGTTGCTAAGCTCCGTTGCTACAATAAATCTGACCCTGTTATCAGAGGTCACGATAACCTGTTATTCTGCCTTGGCTCTAAattggttaaaaaaacaaacaaacaaaaaaaaaaaaacaaaaaaaaagtacaatggcGATTGATCATTGCTGCAATTAAGTAAATTAGTCACTAGTCTCAAGAATTTAAAATTCACTaactagaaaaataaaaataaaataaaaaataaaaaacaagtttacaattttaaaattcactCTAATTCTAATTCATTCTAAAATTCAACTATTCAAAATGTCTGTATATTAGTAGctttcattttcaaatttagGTAAACATGTAAGCAAATGCTAAAGCATCTTCAAAGTGCATCTGAAGAATTTAGCTAAACAAAGTGAGTGTGAAAGCAGGTTCCTGTGGTATGTCCTTTTTTTCTACCTTTGAAAGAATATATGTGTACAGGTAACCTCTGATTTCATGACCAATCCCATTTCTTCAGGCTCTGGGAATAGCATAGCCTATATTTGTTTGGTGTTGTACAACATTTCTACAAAATGAACAAGTTTAAAAATTAAACAGTATGAATCACACTGAATCACATGTGTAGCCATATACTGTAAGCTTCATGGCTGCATACATTACTCTCTGTTCTGTAAGCAAGTCAGTGGCCCCTCAGCAGCATTTGGAGCTCATAGACTGAGCATTTACATTTCCTTTTATTGGTAATATTACATGTCCGACTTATCATTACTTGCTCATTTTAGCACCTAGTACACCTTATTTCCCCAGTACTACACAAATCTTTGCCGATCTGTGCCAAAGCCTTCACATGGTCATGAACCAGGTCTTTAGAAATATTCCCAATCACATTTGTAGAGAGCCTTCTCCTGTGCACTTGACTCAGAATCTTCAGTCATCTTTTTATAATTCAGGGGCAAATCAGGTAATTTTGGAGTTCCTTCAATCCAACATTAAACAAtgactatctgttttttttttttttttttttttttttttcaaatgatgatTCACTCCATGGACTGTATTTTAATTACACCATCTGTCGGAAAACAATGGGGCCATGTGTGACACATTGTGTCACCTCCTAGACATAATTGCTCAACTACAAAGGCAGTGATGCCAAGACATTTTTTGCCCACCAAGTGACATAATCAGTAGTCTGGCTCACACATTACTAGTTTTGTTGGTCAGACTGAGTGAATTATTGTCAAACTTTTAGAAGCTCTTTGTTGTGAGCTCTGctacataaatgtattttttatttatttattgttttaattatatttgttattttatttatttattttttgcaatgcatataatAACTACTGCATTTCATTAGAACAAATAGCatttatccaaaaataaatagataaattgcAATGTGTTGCACTGGAAACAGTTAACGAAAAATGGTGTCTTACTGTAATATCCaatcaaaaatgtacttttccttaaagggatagttcacccgaaaataaaaattattttatcatttactcaccctcatgccatcccagttgtgtatgactatttttcttctgcagaacacgagcaaagacttttagaagaatatctcagctcttttcattttatggtgaaacatccctttaaatatgaaatacattttccGAAATGATACACAAATCatcagaagaaaaaagaaagagattttgttttgtcatttcaaaattagtagggaatgttttttgtaattatcaaattaaaaaatataaataaaaaaagaaagaaggtaggaaagaaagagcgagagagagagagagagagagagagagagagaaaagaaagaagaatGAATAGAGTGTCCTTTAATATACAACCCAAAATGTAACTTTTCCTTGAAGTTGACAAACATTTTCCGAAATGATACACAAATGatcttttacaaaattattttttgtcatttcaaaattagtataagtatttttttattattattatttaatatttttttgtatttatcaaattaaaaaatatatataaaaaagaaagaagctaggaaagaaagaaagaatgctTTTTAACTTGACCTTTCAAACTTCCCCATGTAGATCTCACGTCATAAATCCGCTTCTCGTAAGCGCCCTGTGAGGCCAGGAGATGGTACTGTCGCTCATTTTTTTCTCCGGCAACACCCCCGGACCCTGAAACGACCCCGCCTGATAAAGATCCCTGCGAATGGAAAAAGCTCTTATACAGCCTCCTGCGCTTTACCAACCAATGGAGTCGACTGTCTGAAACAGTGCGGTAACAGCGACTCGACGCACTCAACTTCAGTGAAGTTCGGTCAGAGAAGCTCGGCGCTGACGGAGAGGAGTGTTTTCTGGAGCCTCTcgctatttatttttcttttgaatgaGATTTAGAATGGCGCCCAGTGAGGGGTCCAGGATGCTGAGTAAAGATGATGTCAATTATAAACTTCACTTTCGGATGATAAACGAGCAACAAGTTGAGGATATCACCATTGATTTCTTCTACAAACCGCACACCATTACTTTACTGACGTTAACCGTAGTCAGTATAATGTACTTTGCTTTTACCAGGTAAGTAAACAGAAGGTTTACGGCTGAGCACACATACCTGTCAGCATGAGAATGGCAACATTGAGCGTGTGACAGTAGAAACACTGCCGGCTCTGACTAAATGTCTTCAAGCAGCATCCAATGTGTTCTGTTCGTGACACTTCAGCTCAAACGGTTTAGTGGCAGCCCGATGTTATTacgctcaaataaataaataaaaaaatgttttacatgtataaatacattagactgtttttaagatttacgtgttttatttcataactttccatcaaaaaattaaattttgttaaaaataatgcctttcaatttgatggaattttgttatgaacttGAATTGAGTAAATCTTTTTGAGTGTACAATGCTGCCAAAGCAGTTCACTTTGAAAACAACtgctctttgtaaaaaaaaacaattacatttaattgttaattaaacaattaaatgtttaattgggACTGAACCATCCACACATCCATCCTTAatgttatatttattaaaaaaataataaaataaagtagtaatattGTGAGAGGTTTCCTTTATATATTAAATCACGGGGCTCTGATACACTGTCTGTaccacatttttttattgatacaGGGATGATGGTGATTTTGACAATAACCTGCGTGTGGGTCTGCTGTTGGTcgtctctttctttcttgttaTCAGTGTTCTGGCCTTCCCCAACGGTACAgtcattgtttgttttgctttcatATGAATAGAAGTCATATTTTAACTGGGTATAGATTGTCTGAGGGTTATTTACTTAACACTGCAGATGCTTTCCTTACATATTTTAATTAGAATTTTGCTGCATCTGTTGACTACACTGGAACACTACTCTACAAATTTGAATGTcccttttaaaaattattttccccTTAACTTTATGTACACTGGtcggccacaacattaaaaccacctgcctaatattgtgtaggtccccctcgtgccgtcaaaacagcgccaacccgcatctaggaaaagcattctgagatactattcttcacACCAcgattgtacagagcagttatctgagttaccgtagacattgtcagttcgaaccagtctggccattctctgttgacctctctcatcaacaaggcgtttccgtccacagaactgtcgctcactggatgtttttcgtttttggctccattcggagtaaattcaaaaactgttgtgtgtgaaaatccctggagatcagcagttacagaaatactcaaaccagcccatctggcaccaacaatcttgccACGCTCCAAATtattgagatcacatttgttcccaTTCTGaagctgaagctcctgatctgtatctgcatgattttatgcactgcactgctgtcacacgattggctgatttgataatcgcatggatgtttgttggtgccagacgggctggtttgagtatttctgtaactgctgatctcctgggattttcacacacaacaatctctagaatttactccgaatggtgccaaaaacaaaaaacatccagtgagcggcagttctgtggacagaaatgccttgttgatgagagaggtcaacagagaatggccagactggttcaaactgacaaagtctaccgtAACTCAAatatctgctctgtacaattgtagtgagaagaatagcatctcagaatactattgtgagatgcgggttggcgctgttttggcggcacgagggggaactacacaatattaggcaggtggttttaatgttgtggctgatcggtgtatctgTAAAACTTTTAGGTCCTTTCACAAGACCACATCCTGCTATATGGCGCATAGTTTTTGGTGAGTGATTAAAAACAGTCTTTTCTTTTATATTTGCTTTTCAGCAGCTCTGATGACTCAACCTTCTAAGTCTTGATTTATTGTCACTTTTCAGGTCTCAGTGTATTTTACTTTCTCTTTCTGGTGTTCCTCATATTTCTGAACTGGGAGCAGGTAAAGACACTGTTATACTGGCTGGACCCCAATCTGCGTTACGCCACTCGAGAGGCAGATGTCATGGTAAGTCATCTGATATTCTTTTGGAGAAAGAAGCCCATGACAGATAACTAAACATGAAGAGCTATAGTGATTTGTGTCATCAGTAAAATCATGAGTAATGTTTGGagtggaatactagcttactacttactgaatattACACTGTATATACTAtgtactgcctactatttttttttttatttgcatactgtctacagtatatgttacatactatatactgtagcaatagCAAGCATAGTATGGTAGTGCAATTTTGAACACAGCTTGGCCATGGGAAGGCCATGTATTGATCTCTGTGTTGCTGTACCCataatactgttttaaaataacagtaacaGTCATTCACTTAGAGCTCTAAACACCTGAGCATCTGTCAGAGTTAGAACTCCCCTCTGTGGTGTGGTCCGAGGTTTTCTACCCTCTTTGAACTTAAGTTACGTTTATCCAGGTATTATTTTCCTCTATGGTTCCTTGCAGGGTTTCATTAATTTTAAGTACCTCGTTTGGGGGTGTGACAGCGAGGTTAGAATCTCTGTGTGAGTGGGGAAAACTTCCAGTGTGTATGGTGTCAGCATGCAATTCTCCATTTACATACCAATATGAACAGTTTGCACTTGCTGTgctacataattattatttagaTTATGGCTGCATTACACAGTCAGAAACTGTGACTGTGTATCTTAATCTGAGATTACTAATCACAATGGTATCTTTGTCTGTGGCTGCATGACATGATCTTATTTATTTGCTTAGGCAATTGTGGTCATCATGGCATACTAGTACAGTGCTTAGATTATGTCTGGGTATGTGGTGTTAATCCAATTAATTATGATTAATGATTGTAAAGATATGAAGCCAGCTTGCAGTTAAAGCTTTCCAAGTGGCTCAGAGGACGGTCTGGCTTCGGATGTTCAGCCAATAGGATTATTTGAATCTCTGTCCATTGACATCAGACTCCATGTCCTTCCTTAGATACTGTTATTACAAACTGTAACTTTCTGGATCTCAGTTGAACTGATTTGTGCCAGGTCAGATGCAGCCAAAGTGCAGTGACTAAGATAATGAATTaggtatgcattttatttttttatttttattttttggcagaggctatttgcaaagtgtaaatagcaacaaaaagcaactttttgcaCTAATCACAAATACTGTTAGATGCCATTTGCACCCcttgcaaatagtggcagatacttttTGCACCCCtatttaaataataacatacagtataggggcatcactgcagtgtgtttatttagagtccacacaccctacaccaacacctacccttacccctaaacctaaccctaaccttccctgacaaaaaaataaccatggttaccatagtatcaccaatggtattttgtagtaatatCACAGTAACCAGAaaattgctatgtggttactatcttaacaccatattactgtagtaacatcatggttaattgcattaaaactatagcttccaccaaaaaaaaaaaaacatggttactacaatatttctatagtaaaaccatgattaattttaccCGGATTAAACCTTTCTCTCAAATCCCTACCTTCACTATGACCAAATCACAGTGAACAAATCGacctttatgtttatttttatttattattttaagtagtattaaaggaaatattaaacaatggagtcaggaAACAGGAtaggaaaaagtgggacaaaatgtAGATTCGAACCCGGGTTGTCCGCAtgaaaaaaagcacatccacTTCGTCAAtccaccccacgccactgcagtgaCACTTGGGGCTCACTGCAAATAAAatagtttgtcttcaatttcagtGTTTCCACTAGACTATTGTAGTACAAATAGCCGCGctatgtggcaggtgctattcacaccaagtgtttgtttgtttttttttttgttaacagaTCATTTATAAAATTGTTGCTCCAAAAATATATTGCCCTGAGATATAGCTGATATATAGACAATAACATATTCTAAACTGTACATTATTCGGACGTTTTTAAAGCATGCTTTATTTGTGAGTTGATATCAGTGATATCAATAAAATACATTGTCTCTATTGAAACTTTTCAAATTTTCTATAGGAGTATGCTGTGAACTGTCACGTGATCACGTGGGAGCGCATCCTTAGTCACTTTGACATCTTTGCGTTTGGTCATTTTTGGGGCTGGGCTATGAAAGCTGTACTCATCCGCAGCTACGGCCTCTGCTGGACCATCAGCATCACATGGGAACTCACAGAGGTAATGAACACCCCTCTTTTAGCTCCTAGGTGTCTTGCAGTACATCTATAAGACAGTCTGATATAAACTAATTTAGATTTGAATCTGGGCTTGACTTAAATGTAACAGAAGTGCACtccataattttttgtttatgttatgCTGGCCGACATGGCAGTTGTCTTGAACTTATTGTGAGACCAAGAGTAAATGCAGCATCAAGCAAGAGCCAAAGTTTTTGGTTGCTGTCAAAATTCTGCCATTTCTTTAGGTGTAAAAAGTTTTTTACTTGGTGCTTGGTGCACTGTTGATGCCAGTGTTTTGTGGATTTGATTTGCCATGATGTGTGGGTGTGAATGTATTTCCCAATCAAATAGCTTTAAAGTAAGTAGCTTGTAATGCAATGGAACTGATTATGCAACTTCCTCTTAACTTCATATTTGTTATCTGAATGTACAAATCCTATTAGTCAAAAGAGAAATATGGCAAGGTGTACTTTGACTAAGAATGCagttatcaaaatgtaaaaacacaGCCTTGAATAAATGGTAATCATGTCATAAGGGGTTACCCTGCTCTACATTTTCTTGATGGGTGCAGTATGACTGTGGGTTTTACAGTTTATAGCAAGCTTACAGTTTAATACCATATACATGTGACTATACATCTGACACAATGGCCTCTCTGTATATCCCTTCAGATTGGGCCCCGTTGTAAAGTCCACCAAGATTGTTATAGAGGGCCATACCACATCttgttattttaaagggatagttgacccaaaaatacaaaatttGATATAATTTACTAGTTATATTTACAAGTTACATTTACGTCAGCGCCAAGATTCTCTGTATGAGTTACATTTacagccagcagccatatcaccctgcagctcttgcctggttgcccactaaagctaagcagggttgagcctggccagtacctggatgggagacctcctgaggAAAACCAGGGTTGCTgttggaagtggtattagggaggccagcagggggtgctcaccctgtggtctgtgtgggtcctaatgccccagtatagtgatggggacattatactgtaaaaaagcaccgtcttttggatgagatgttaaactgaggtcctgactctctgtggtcattaaaaatcccagggcacttctcgtaaagagtagggatataaccctggtgtcctggccatatTCCCCcaattggcccttatctatcatggcctcctaataatctccatccctgaattggctacatcactctactctcctctccaccaataactagtgtgtggtgggcgttctggtgcactatggcaactgtcgcatcatccaggtggatgctgcacactggtggtggttgaggagattccccctatactatgtaaagtgctttgagtgcctaaaaaagctatatataaatgtaaggaataattattaattattattacactcatgtggttccaaacccatttgactttattttatttgtggaacacaaaaggagatttttggcAGAATATTCAAtctttagctgcttttccactatggGGCCAAACGGTTCTTGTCGCAAAACCGTGCTGTTCCATGCCGATCCTGGCCAGTTCCCACggttatgtttttttcttttcaactgTGGTGCCatgaaatcaggagaatgtacgTAACAGATCTGTCTTTTGGCGACGGTGTgaaaggtaaacattggagcgagtgcacTTTGGAGGATGATCGAATTTTCCAGTTTTTAGGAATGCTTTTTTCCTGGTTTTTACTCTGCTAATACACAGGAAAGACACGTTCCACATTgcaaaaagaaaagcaaagagaaaaaggcaagAGATTTACCATCATATGCAGAGAGGTTGGAGGAAAGcggctttagtcaccattcaacACCAGTCATCaaagtatggaaaaaagatgcaataaaagtgaatggtgaggtgAATGGTAACATATCCTTAGTGTTTCATGGAAGAGGGAAAAGCATAGGTGTTTGGAACAATAGATgatagaagtttcatttttgaaacTATGCCCactaaactatcactttaactctCTCACTTTTCTCTCTCCCATTgtcactctttctctttctctctctctctttctcattctcagTTGTTCTTTATGCACCTCCTGCCCAACTTTGCAGAGTGCTGGTGGGATCAAGTCATTCTTGATATCCTGCTGTGTAATGGAGGGGGCATTTGGCTTGGTATGACTGTGTGTCGCTTTTTAGAGATGCGCACCTACCACTGGGCCAGTATCAAGTAAGCTTTTGACAACATGATAATCCGAGCAGGTCTCATTTTGGCTTTGTTAAACCATTGTGACTTGGCATaagcatttattttgaataatgcactaataacattatataacattccaataacatttatttttagcaaACAAGCACCTTTAAGGAATAgatgcaaaaatgcaaatgtaataCTCAATACAATGACATTCTATTCAGATATAGAAATTAGATATCTGTTTTAAGGCATAACACAGCATTTTGCAGGAGTTAAGTGTctttgctcaaagacacaatggtggtggctgtggggatcgaaccggcaaccttctgattacgagttatgtgctttagcccactacgccaccaccactctttCCCTGTAAAAAGttaagtaagggattactcttcattttttttgtaaattacttatGATGTACTTGCGTTACATACTGTATAGATTttaaacaattctatataaaacaatattgaattgaaaatcgaaatttaacatctaatgatATCACTTGTCTTCTAATTCAATGTGGCCCCTTTAAATGCATTGGCAATATGCCTGCGTGCGTGAACTCGCGCCACTATGTTGAGAAATCGCTCAAGTGAAAAGATGTTGGAAGATACCAATGGCTGTTTTACTAAATGGAAATATCCCCATTACTATGAGTTTATGCCAAATGCAGATAAGAAGACAAATGCAGATCCGAAGCACAAGTACTTTCTAAAGCACTTGAGAACATAGATATACACGTTTGGGAGATTGCAGGGGCTGTTCACaacgaatgtgtttttgcgcacgTCTGCACTGTGTTTAAATTGTTTTCTGATGTAATCACacgctagacggacatctttgactgctgcAGCACTTCTTGCTGATCTTTCGAGTCTCACGCAGGACTGATGGATTTTAGACActgtgtgaagttaaaaagagcttcagtatttaaaaatacacctcgagacacctgcgttctgtttcacaTGTAGCTGCATCTAGCTTGTTTTTAGAAGTCAGTAAGATTCGATGTTCTTAAGAAGTTCAAGTGTAAAAGAGGACTTCATTTGACTGTTGCATcattacacatgattccagatcaTAAAATTTCAGTCCAAATAAAGTTTCAGCACGTGATAAACCAATATTAATAGACCAATATTTTTTCCCTTCAGCTCTGGTTTGTTGAGGGGCCGCTGTAACTGTTTATTGTTACTATACTGTTACGGTGCTTACATGAAATACAGCCTTACAAATGTACTTGCTTGGGGAAGAAGTTATATAGAGAGTGATTGATTTTGAGTTACAGATTTTTATTAACCATTTAGGAACAGTTCAAGAAcagttcaagaataatttatttgatgttataggatttatttgaaagaattaaaagaataatttgatGTCTGTCCATTTATTGTCCATCTGGTCAAAGTTGAGATgg from Myxocyprinus asiaticus isolate MX2 ecotype Aquarium Trade chromosome 30, UBuf_Myxa_2, whole genome shotgun sequence includes:
- the ptdss1b gene encoding phosphatidylserine synthase 1 isoform X1 — translated: MRFRMAPSEGSRMLSKDDVNYKLHFRMINEQQVEDITIDFFYKPHTITLLTLTVVSIMYFAFTRDDGDFDNNLRVGLLLVVSFFLVISVLAFPNGPFTRPHPAIWRIVFGLSVFYFLFLVFLIFLNWEQVKTLLYWLDPNLRYATREADVMEYAVNCHVITWERILSHFDIFAFGHFWGWAMKAVLIRSYGLCWTISITWELTELFFMHLLPNFAECWWDQVILDILLCNGGGIWLGMTVCRFLEMRTYHWASIKDIHTTTGKLKRAVLQFTPASWTYVRWFDPKSSFQRVAGIYLFMIIWQLTELNTFFLKHIFVFQASHPLSWCRILFIGIITAPTVRQYYAYLTDTQCKRVGTQCWLFGAIAFLEGLACVKFGQDLFSKTQVLYVVLWLLCLAFITSLCLYGMVWYEQNYGKRLKSITDCDDNASIDPCGHIPETAKAKRNSSNSSSRRRKGGSGKSKTINGTIGK